A region of the Cyprinus carpio isolate SPL01 chromosome A14, ASM1834038v1, whole genome shotgun sequence genome:
aaaaaaaaaaacccctgttTTTCGGGTTTCCATTTTTTTcaggggggcgggggggggggggggggggggggggggggggaaaaaacccCCCCAGGGGGggacttttctgaaaaaaaaaaaaccaggttAGGGGGGGGGGGCATGGATTTTTGGGTGTTCTACACGGGGGTTAACTGGCCTTGGGGGGATGGgggacaaacattttttttcccagggGGGCTCAAAATTGTTTGGGGGAATTTTGCAAacggttttgggggggggggaaaaattCCTCCAGAACCCATGGGGGATATTTTTTCCCTGTTAAGACCAAGGGAACCCCCGGGCCCCCGGGGGGGATGGGTTTGGGGGGGGCCCCCCCcacgaggttttttttttttgtttatttcaaaattttggCTCGCCGGGGGTGTTGCACTCCtaaaaaaattcaatgttttgccattttctttgttaaaatttTGGGGCgccacactttgttttttttttccctcaaaccCCCAGCGTTGGCTTAATCCTTTTTCAAAccccacctttaaaaaaaaaaaaaagaggggggtcAAATGGTTTGGaaggtttttttggggaaaaacttTTCTTTCCCAAGCCACTCAcctttttttgggggtttttttaacaggggggggggggttggtggggggggggcaaaaaaactggaccttttttttttgatggttttgttgtttttgttttttttaaggggtttgggaaatttttttttttcacaaatgggGGGGGGGGCCACAAAGGGGGGGGGCCGTTTGCACCCCGGGGCCCCCCTTTTCAAggtggaaaaaatttttttttatttttttttggcgtCCCtccttttaactttaaaaaaggGGGGGCGTGGACATTTTTCcagaaaagggggggggggggggctggggggcATGGTCacggttccaaaaaaaaattgcGAAAACCAAGTGGGGGGGGCGgggaaacaactttttttttcccacccaAAACATAATGGGCTGCCCACGACCCAGTTGGGTTCAGTTTCAAAAAACCCCAAAACTCCCAAAACCCAATCACCCGCTTTTGGGGGGGGGTCTTAGGGGGGTTTTTTTAGGGGGTGCCCcgggttttcataaaaaaattttttttttttggaagggggGTTAAAAATTGTTTGGGGTACTTAGATTGCCCCCCCGGCacttgtaacaaaaacaaaaattcaaaaaaggtttggggggggggggggggggccccaggggggggggggaaaaaaaaaaaaaggtgttttggaGGGGGGGGTTTTTCgttgttttatttgaaacttttgtggttttttgggttgtttccacAACGGGTCTGTGCCAAAAACTCCctttggaaaaaaagggaaattttggggggggggggggggttccaaAAAGGGGTGGATTGGGGTTTTGCCCACAACAAAAATGTTTGACCCAAATGGGGGtttgttcatattattattaaaaagaatcttctttttgataacattttaacCCCGGCCAGCAACGATGTGTTTTAAAGGGGGgggtttaacatttttttttttggggttacttatttatcttttttttttttttttttggaccaattTCCGGGCGGAATAAATATTGGGCATTTTTTCGGTTTTTGGTAACcccacatttttgttttaacaggCTTGGGGAAAGGGTCCCTTTGGCCGGGGGGGAGggcaaacacattaaaaaatggtGTCTGGcacagaatcttttttttattggggTAATTCTTTATTGAttccaaggggggggggggaccaaAGGAGGgagactatgaaaaaaaaaaaacattttttggggggggaatttttttggcttttttcccCTTATTCCATTGGAAGGGGGGGGTTTACTTTCTGGGTCTTAGTAAGggttttcaggtttatttttccttttcaatTACCCAAAAATTtgaggccaaaaaaaaaacaaccccattttttttttttttgtttatggggtaattttttttgggtggtatttgggggggggggggggggggggtcccaaACGGGGACCCAGGGCAAGGTTTTTTTCTTGGGGAGGCGGGACGGGGGGggggaaaagcaaaaaaaaaaaccaatgatttgaagggggggggggaattcccccattttttttaggttttggggGGGGCTGAGACAAAGGGGGGGGTTTCCTGTGGGGGGTTTCTTGGAAGGTTTCCCCGGGGGACGCCCTTTAAGGGGGGGCCCCAGGGAAGGGGGACCCCCTTTgtggaatggggggggggggggtgaacctctttaaaaaaaagggggcacccattgaatacgccctgtaaagcccagcgtgaagatacagtcacttgttgaatacttacctgtctgtacgagctaaaagctattgtccttgaatacgccctgtaaagcccagcgtgaagatacagtcaatTGTTGAAGAGCTactgtctgtacgagctaaaagctattgtcctaacttgaatacgccctgtaaagcccagcgtgaagatacagtcacttgttgaatacttaccttgCGACATCCTTACCGTTGTTACTTACCTGTTACTTACCTGGCCTCAGGGATTTGTGTGTCGCCTTATACTTACCTAGGAGGTCAATGGGAGTGGAGGAGACTGTCCAGACGCTGTTGAAGTGCAACCCAAAGAGCAAAAAGAAGCTAGGAACAAGgcattcttctccgtttttatcTATTACTCATTGTGTGTTCTGTTGCCTTCAGGAGAAGGAGAAGGGCGCCACGGGAAATCAAGCCGCTAAGGAAGGACTTAGGATTAGTCAGGAGACTGGTAGAAGTTCTGGAAAGGACGAAAGAGCCCTTTGCCCCCCCCTCCCCTTGTGATTACTTACCAAAGACCTCCAGAGTTCTCAGGCTCAGTTCCCTCCTGCCAAGAGACGAAGATCAAAAATTTAGATTCCCCTTTTCTCCTTTCCtagattacctttttaaataattttaaataaagttgttttaaattacccTTAACTTATCTTGTGCGTCTGGTCCTTGGGGTGATCTTGGGaccctcctcgaggtggaagtcggGAAGGGGCGTGACTCGCAACACCTGTGGTCCGCTCCGACCTGTGACATTTCACTCTCAGCAACAGCGACTGTGATTGTCAAAGTTGTGGAGCCCAAAGAGGCTTTTGCAGCTTCTGATGTGAAAAACGTAGTAAAAGATGAGGAGGAAAACAATGggacattttatttgatcatcacTTTGGGCTCGGGTTTCAGTGCTTTTTGTCATCAGCATCATCGTGTTGATTGTAATGCAGTGCTCTAAATCGACAGACTATTGTCCAAGTATTTACATGATACAAATTACGACGGGACTCTGTGTCACAGCATCCAGTACAGATCTGGAGACAAACGGTACATGTTAGTTAGACCCAGAATGAGTATCGGCTCTACTATAGTCCCGGGCAGTAATGGAAATACTCTAGTGATCCCAGATCGCAGGAGGAGAGATTCTGGAGAGGTAAGGATGCCCGATTAATTCTAATTACAATCAGCGTGttgttttgaaattgttttacattataaGTGCAAAATAGTATTCTTCAACATTTTGATTCTTGCAGGTAGCTGTTCGTTGGGTTGGTGCTGAAACTATATGCAAATCCTTCAGAATATGCTTCattgtgcgtttttttttttttttttttgtcctgaaaatattttaaaacaacaattttagTTGTTAAAAATGCTGAATGGATGTAAACTTATATATTCTACATTTAtgtttaagtttacattttatatttatttattagtgtttttaatgagTGATGCTGGTGtattttaacaggtttttaactgttttaagcCACTTGGTGTCGGTGTTGCTCCAGCATTTGTCCAGAATATTGAGTCCTGCCCCTGATGATGACGTAAATAgggcggttttttttttttgtttttttttttttttgtttttttttcacacacactggaAAGGCTCGGCATGCACGGACAATACGCTGCGCTGACGGTACCTAAAAAGACCGATTtcatatttagttattttctCATGTATTTGCTAAAACTAATCTTCTGTGGCCTTTAATATTCGAGGATATACATTTGTTTCTAGATAAACTGTTTGCTAATCGCTCGTGATGGAAGCCGGAGGACAAAGACGCAGATGGGAGTGCTGCTGGATTGCtttgtgtatttcttttattCTTGGACTTGGACAGCGAGTTTCAGCTCAGATAAGATATTCAATTCCAGAAGAAGTGAAAGAAGGAACAGCTTTGGGAAATATTGCTAAGGATTTGGGTCTTGAAGTAAGTAGCTTGGTGGACAGGCAGTTTCGAATCGTTTCCGGATCTAAGGAGGACCTGTTTCAGATAAATCAAGAAAATGGCGTTTTGTACGTCCATAAGAAAATCGACAGAGAGTCTGTGTGTGCTGGCAGCGGTGTTTGCATGGTAAATTTAAAAACCGTTATTGAAAATCCTCTCGAGATACATTATGCGGAGGTAGAAATATCAGATATAAACGATCATTCTCCTAGGTTTCCTGTTAAAGAGCAGCGCCTGAGAATTTCTGAAAATACACTGCCTGGGGCCGATTATCAGTTACAGGCGGCTAGTGATCCCGATTCTGGAACGAATTCGGTCCGGTCCTATAAGTTAAATCCTAATGATCATTTTGAAATTCGAGTTAGAGAGAGTGATGAGGATAAAATGCCGTTTTTAGTCCTGAAGAAGGCTGTTGATAGGGAGATTACAACTACATACAAGCTGCTTTTAACAGCAGTTGACGGAGGGAATCCTCCGAAATCTGGCATTCTTaacattactattactattcttGATACTAATGATAATCGCCCTGTATTTAGTCGAGAGACATATTCTGTAACATTACAAGAGAACTCTGCTATTGGCACGGTGGTTATTCGAGTAAATGCAACTGATATGGATGAGGGCCCAAACAGTGAAATTGAATACAGTTTTGCAACGTTAAATAACAAAGTGCATGAGGTTTTTGAGCTCGATCAGGTCACAGGTGAAATACGTGTAAAGGGGAAAGTTGATTTTGAAGATACAGAAGTTTATAAACTCGATATTCAGGCATCAGATAAGGGCCATCCATCAATGTCTGCAAACTGTAGAGTTGTTATTAAGATTATCGATGTAAATGACAACTGGCCAGAGATTGAGATTACATCACTTTCAAAGAACGTCCCTGAAGATTCTAAGCCTGGAACTGTCATTTCTCTCATCAGCGTGACTGATGAAGACGCAGGGATCAATGGTAAAGTGATCTGtcagttaaacaaaaatattccctttgagctaaagcCTTCTTTCAAAGACAATATGTACTCTTTAGTGACAAAAGATCGGTTAGATAGAGAAACGAGTTCACAGTACGAAATTACAGTAATAGCCTCCGATTTAGGACAGCCGTCTTTGACTGCATCGACCACTCTAAGCATTCAGATTTCTGATGTAAATGATAATTCGCCGGAATTTGTAATAAATCCTTTAGACCTCTACATAATGGAAAATAATGCAGCCGGTTCGTCCATCATTTCTGTAAGCGCCTTTGATAGAGACACTGCTGAAAATGCCGTGGTATCGTATCACATAATTAGAGGTGATGGGACACAGAATGATTTGTCATCTTTTTTGAATATAAATTCCGCGACAGGTGTCGTTTATTCGCTGAAAAGCTTTGACTTTGAAACACTAAAGACTTCCCACTTCCACGTTCTCGCTACAGACTCTGGAACTCCATCTCTCAGCAGTAACGTGACAGTGAACGTGTTTATTCTGGATCAGAACGACAACGTTCCAGTGATCTTATATCCAGTCAGCGCTAACGGTTCTGCTGAGGGTGCGGAAGAGATTCCCCGTAATGTGAACGCAGGTCATTTGGTGACTAAAGTCAGAGCCTATGACGCAGATATAGGATACAACGGCTGGTTAttattttcactgcaggaagtttGTGACCACAGTCTCTTTAGTTTGGACCGCTATACAGGACAGATAAGGACCCTTCGCTCATTCACAGAAAAAGACGAGGCCCAGCATAAAATGCTCATACTGGTCAAAGACAATGGGAACGTTTCACTCTCAGCAACAGCGACTGTGATTGTCAAAGTTGTGGAGCCCAAAGAGGCTTTTGCAGCTTCTGATGTGAAAAACGCAGTAAAAGACGAGAAGGAAAACAAcgtgacattttatttgatcatcacTTTGGGCTCGGTTTCAGTGCTTTTTGTCATCAGCATCATCGTGTTGATTGCAATGCAGTGCTCTAAATCGACAGACTATTCGTCCAAGTATTTACAGGATACAAATTACGACGGGACTCTGTGTCACAGCATTCAGTACAGATCTGGAGACAAACGGTACATGTTAGTTGGACCCAGAATGAGTATCGGCTCTACTATAGTCCCGGGCAGTAATGGAAATACTCTAGTGATACCAGATCGCAGGAGGAGAGATTCTGGAGAGGTAGGACTATGTGAATTATATTAAACAAGACTTTCTCAGGCTTAGTGTcatcaataatatt
Encoded here:
- the LOC109044892 gene encoding protocadherin alpha-8-like, with translation MEAGGQRRRWECCWIALCISFILGLGQRVSAQIRYSIPEEVKEGTALGNIAKDLGLEVSSLVDRQFRIVSGSKEDLFQINQENGVLYVHKKIDRESVCAGSGVCMVNLKTVIENPLEIHYAEVEISDINDHSPRFPVKEQRLRISENTLPGADYQLQAASDPDSGTNSVRSYKLNPNDHFEIRVRESDEDKMPFLVLKKAVDREITTTYKLLLTAVDGGNPPKSGILNITITILDTNDNRPVFSRETYSVTLQENSAIGTVVIRVNATDMDEGPNSEIEYSFATLNNKVHEVFELDQVTGEIRVKGKVDFEDTEVYKLDIQASDKGHPSMSANCRVVIKIIDVNDNWPEIEITSLSKNVPEDSKPGTVISLISVTDEDAGINGKVICQLNKNIPFELKPSFKDNMYSLVTKDRLDRETSSQYEITVIASDLGQPSLTASTTLSIQISDVNDNSPEFVINPLDLYIMENNAAGSSIISVSAFDRDTAENAVVSYHIIRGDGTQNDLSSFLNINSATGVVYSLKSFDFETLKTSHFHVLATDSGTPSLSSNVTVNVFILDQNDNVPVILYPVSANGSAEGAEEIPRNVNAGHLVTKVRAYDADIGYNGWLLFSLQEVCDHSLFSLDRYTGQIRTLRSFTEKDEAQHKMLILVKDNGNVSLSATATVIVKVVEPKEAFAASDVKNAVKDEKENNVTFYLIITLGSVSVLFVISIIVLIAMQCSKSTDYSSKYLQDTNYDGTLCHSIQYRSGDKRYMLVGPRMSIGSTIVPGSNGNTLVIPDRRRRDSGEVGLCELY